Proteins encoded by one window of Bradyrhizobium sp. B097:
- a CDS encoding DUF1489 domain-containing protein has protein sequence MPLHLIKLAVGCDSVKELKGWVAERMATAKKKGLPLRHVHITRMTPKREEEILAGGSLYWVIRGEIAAREKIIAIEPFRDKDGIGRCRLVMQPKVIAVSPRPMRPFQGWRYLTADSAPADLTKSSAASVASMPEPMRRELRDLGLL, from the coding sequence ATGCCGCTTCATCTCATCAAGCTTGCCGTCGGTTGCGACTCGGTCAAGGAACTCAAGGGCTGGGTCGCCGAACGGATGGCGACCGCGAAGAAAAAAGGCCTGCCGCTCCGTCACGTCCACATCACGCGGATGACGCCGAAGCGCGAGGAGGAGATCCTCGCCGGCGGTTCGCTGTATTGGGTGATCCGTGGCGAGATCGCCGCACGCGAGAAGATCATCGCGATCGAGCCGTTCCGCGACAAGGACGGCATCGGACGCTGCCGGCTGGTGATGCAGCCCAAGGTGATCGCCGTCTCGCCGCGGCCGATGCGGCCGTTCCAGGGCTGGCGCTATCTGACCGCGGACTCCGCGCCCGCAGATCTCACCAAGTCGAGCGCAGCCAGCGTGGCGTCGATGCCGGAACCCATGCGCCGCGAGTTGCGCGACCTCGGATTGCTGTGA
- the panC gene encoding pantoate--beta-alanine ligase — protein MPRNPTVVRTVPALRRAVDTLRAKKATVALVPTMGALHDGHVSLVRLAKRRAKRVVVSIFVNPTQFAPTEDFGSYPRTWKEDVAKLAAEGVDLIWHPEVKAMYPDGFATRIVPEGPATAGLEDRFRPHFFGGVATVVGKLFTQVRPDVAIFGEKDFQQLRVVTQMAADLDLGVKVIGSKTVRERDGLAMSSRNVYLSAEERRAAPELNRVMKQAAGRLRAGEDAATAMAAGAAEITKAGFVLDYFEVRHAGSLAPIGSLKDGPMRMLVAARIGSTRLIDNIAV, from the coding sequence ATGCCGAGAAATCCCACCGTCGTCCGTACCGTCCCCGCCCTTCGTCGCGCCGTCGACACCCTGCGCGCCAAGAAGGCGACCGTCGCGCTGGTCCCGACCATGGGAGCGCTCCATGACGGCCATGTGTCGCTGGTGCGGCTGGCCAAGCGTCGCGCCAAGCGGGTCGTCGTCTCGATCTTCGTCAATCCGACCCAGTTCGCGCCGACCGAAGATTTCGGTTCGTATCCGCGCACCTGGAAGGAAGACGTCGCCAAGCTCGCCGCCGAAGGCGTCGACCTGATCTGGCATCCCGAGGTGAAGGCGATGTACCCCGACGGCTTCGCCACAAGGATCGTGCCGGAGGGACCGGCCACCGCCGGTTTGGAGGATCGCTTCCGGCCGCATTTCTTCGGCGGCGTCGCCACCGTGGTCGGCAAGCTGTTCACCCAAGTCCGGCCCGACGTTGCGATCTTCGGCGAGAAAGACTTTCAGCAGCTTCGGGTCGTGACCCAGATGGCCGCGGACCTCGACCTCGGCGTCAAGGTGATCGGATCGAAGACGGTGCGCGAACGCGACGGCCTCGCGATGTCCTCGCGCAACGTCTACCTCTCGGCGGAGGAACGGCGCGCGGCTCCCGAGCTCAACCGTGTGATGAAGCAAGCGGCGGGCCGCCTGCGCGCCGGCGAGGACGCCGCGACCGCAATGGCCGCCGGCGCTGCTGAGATCACCAAGGCCGGCTTCGTGCTGGATTATTTCGAGGTCCGCCACGCCGGCTCGCTGGCGCCGATCGGCTCGCTGAAGGACGGTCCGATGCGGATGCTTGTGGCGGCAAGGATCGGCAGCACGCGCCTGATCGATAACATCGCGGTCTAA
- a CDS encoding division plane positioning ATPase MipZ — protein MLVQASQGQSGSAHVVVLGNEKGGSGKSTTALHIAVALLKAGQRVASIDLDCRQQSFTRYISNRQAWARRSGLDLELPAHYCIKYGETMQIEENENAEFQQFMAAVSAVERAYDFIVIDTPGSDSYLMRLAHSMADTLVTPINDSFLDFDVLGTVDPATYAVVGESHYAEMVRDTRRKRRQLDGASTDWIVVRNRLSMLGSRNKQLVADGLKQLSLRLGFRSVDGFAERVVYREFFPRGLTALDDIDEATLGTRPSLGHVTAREEVMGLLRQLKLPLDERGRRRAANRAEWFSQVDKPLEVDDIIGS, from the coding sequence ATGTTGGTGCAGGCTAGTCAGGGTCAATCCGGCTCCGCACATGTCGTGGTGCTGGGGAACGAGAAGGGCGGTTCGGGCAAGTCGACCACCGCCCTGCATATCGCCGTCGCGCTCCTGAAGGCCGGACAGCGCGTTGCCAGCATCGATCTCGACTGCCGCCAGCAGAGTTTCACCCGCTACATCAGCAATCGCCAGGCCTGGGCGCGGCGCTCCGGGCTCGATCTCGAACTCCCTGCGCATTATTGCATCAAGTACGGCGAGACGATGCAGATCGAGGAGAACGAGAACGCCGAATTCCAGCAGTTCATGGCCGCCGTGAGCGCGGTGGAACGTGCCTATGATTTCATCGTCATCGATACCCCGGGCTCGGACAGCTACCTGATGCGGCTCGCGCATTCGATGGCCGATACGCTGGTGACGCCGATCAACGACAGCTTCCTCGATTTCGACGTGCTGGGCACCGTCGATCCCGCGACCTATGCGGTGGTCGGCGAGAGCCATTACGCGGAGATGGTGCGCGACACCAGACGCAAGCGCCGCCAGCTCGACGGCGCCTCGACCGACTGGATCGTGGTGCGCAACCGGCTGTCGATGCTCGGCTCGCGCAACAAGCAGCTGGTCGCCGACGGCTTGAAGCAGCTGTCGCTGCGGCTCGGGTTCCGTTCGGTCGACGGCTTTGCCGAGCGGGTGGTCTACCGCGAATTCTTCCCGCGCGGGCTGACGGCGCTCGACGACATCGACGAGGCGACGCTCGGCACCCGCCCGAGCCTCGGGCACGTCACCGCCCGCGAGGAGGTGATGGGTCTGTTGCGCCAGCTCAAGCTGCCGCTCGATGAGCGCGGCCGCCGCCGCGCCGCCAACCGGGCCGAATGGTTCAGCCAGGTCGACAAGCCGCTGGAAGTCGACGACATCATCGGCAGCTAG
- a CDS encoding alpha/beta fold hydrolase, with translation MKRGILVLLSLSVVITGAYFTASKWAIRHETLMFKDPTRDERPVAVDVAVRFDKEMQADAGMIKLPVAILNHGNTVKFTEYSFLANVFAARGYLTISIQNDLPSDGPMVTKVGELYVGRLPQYQRGITNIKFAIEEMKKLQPNADYSKLTMVGHSNGGDIAMYFAKQYPDEIKKVVTLDNLRVPFMTDGKFKILSFRSHDQHFKPDPGVVPDEEECEKAGITVVNTNFQHNDMRDTGPEKAKDSIQAMLDKFLADTDSDVAAVDTRNAPLKILEPGPVSLYVPVEKPLTFGEKVKKSLSLTKTETKKDPSVTN, from the coding sequence ATGAAGCGTGGAATTCTCGTTCTGCTTTCGCTCTCCGTAGTGATCACGGGTGCGTATTTCACCGCGAGCAAGTGGGCGATCCGTCACGAAACTCTCATGTTCAAGGATCCTACCCGCGATGAGCGGCCGGTCGCGGTCGACGTTGCCGTGCGCTTCGACAAGGAGATGCAGGCCGACGCCGGCATGATCAAGCTCCCGGTTGCGATCCTCAATCATGGCAATACCGTCAAATTTACCGAATATTCCTTCCTCGCGAATGTGTTCGCGGCGCGCGGCTATCTGACCATCAGCATTCAGAACGACCTGCCGTCGGATGGACCGATGGTGACCAAGGTCGGCGAGCTCTATGTCGGGCGCCTGCCGCAGTATCAGCGCGGCATCACCAACATCAAATTCGCGATCGAGGAGATGAAGAAGCTTCAGCCGAACGCGGACTACAGCAAGCTGACGATGGTCGGCCATTCCAATGGCGGCGACATCGCGATGTATTTCGCCAAGCAGTATCCGGACGAGATCAAGAAGGTCGTCACGCTGGACAATCTTCGCGTGCCGTTCATGACCGACGGCAAGTTCAAGATCCTCTCGTTCCGGTCGCACGATCAGCACTTCAAGCCCGATCCGGGCGTGGTGCCGGACGAGGAGGAGTGCGAGAAGGCCGGCATCACCGTTGTGAACACCAACTTCCAGCACAACGACATGCGGGACACCGGACCCGAGAAGGCCAAGGACTCGATCCAGGCGATGCTCGATAAATTCCTGGCCGACACCGACAGCGATGTTGCGGCGGTCGATACCAGGAATGCGCCGCTGAAGATTCTGGAGCCGGGTCCCGTCTCGCTCTACGTGCCGGTCGAGAAGCCCCTGACCTTCGGCGAGAAGGTCAAGAAGTCGCTCTCGCTGACCAAGACCGAGACCAAGAAGGATCCGTCGGTCACGAACTGA
- a CDS encoding VWA domain-containing protein, whose amino-acid sequence MAGKTIKPTSGSDVRPADAPGVPASSANDIAAFVAKARAMSPHRAGARGRLVFALDATMSRQPTWDMACTLQADMFREAGSLGSLDIRLVYYRGFNECRASGWISDSAQLARLMSKIDCQGGNTQIGKVLSETRREAVAAAVRALVFVGDAMEENADALCASAGELGLLKVPVFMFQEGADATAEQTFREIARLTGGAWCRFDPGAAAQLRELLRAAAAYAAGGREALLQLAKTTSGAARLIGQMK is encoded by the coding sequence ATGGCTGGCAAGACGATCAAACCGACATCCGGAAGCGACGTGCGCCCGGCCGATGCGCCTGGCGTGCCGGCGTCGAGCGCCAATGACATCGCCGCGTTCGTGGCAAAGGCGCGCGCGATGTCGCCGCATCGCGCCGGCGCACGCGGCAGGCTGGTGTTCGCGCTCGACGCCACGATGAGCCGGCAGCCGACATGGGACATGGCATGCACGCTGCAAGCGGACATGTTCCGCGAGGCCGGCTCGCTCGGCAGCTTGGATATCCGCCTCGTCTACTATCGCGGCTTCAACGAGTGCCGCGCGTCGGGCTGGATCTCCGACAGCGCGCAGCTCGCGCGGCTGATGAGCAAGATCGACTGCCAGGGCGGCAATACCCAGATCGGCAAGGTGCTGTCGGAGACGCGCCGCGAGGCGGTTGCGGCAGCCGTGCGCGCGCTCGTGTTCGTGGGCGACGCGATGGAGGAGAACGCCGACGCGCTGTGCGCAAGCGCCGGAGAGCTCGGCCTGCTCAAGGTGCCGGTCTTCATGTTCCAGGAGGGCGCGGACGCAACTGCCGAGCAGACGTTCCGCGAGATCGCGCGGCTGACCGGCGGCGCATGGTGCAGGTTCGATCCCGGCGCGGCGGCACAACTCCGCGAGCTGCTGCGCGCCGCCGCAGCCTATGCTGCCGGCGGCCGCGAGGCGCTGCTGCAACTGGCGAAGACGACGAGCGGCGCGGCCAGGCTGATCGGCCAGATGAAATAG